From one Eleginops maclovinus isolate JMC-PN-2008 ecotype Puerto Natales chromosome 7, JC_Emac_rtc_rv5, whole genome shotgun sequence genomic stretch:
- the gdf3 gene encoding protein DVR-1 — protein sequence MQLHTGRFHRLNQTALSLGASIQVRKQQSESNMRPNMTVVVLLAVCFLGVCSLSHVEEMKIQERLFLSSLGLSGRPQPAGSHQSRRNVPSAVWRMFRRSENMQARESDPCTVSEYGVRGNIIRYVQDQGGLVSGWSSSCQACLEKQLYFNMSVLQPVELLSLAQLEIKFHWKPFSSSEILQGPRTLSVSLYKVIRATLRGANPQANRKLLLSQSVQLQPEPSSITLDLTSLAESWRKPGRNYGLVLELLPLSVDAKELLPFHPGNSLPLETASALPSIQASLVAVSLNPHQCRTRQRRSAIHLPVTPSNVCKARRLYIDFKDVGWQDWIIAPQGYMANYCHGECPFPLSESLNGTNHAILQTLVHSLDPNGTPQPCCVPIRLAPISMLYYDNNDNVVLRHYQDMVVDECGCR from the exons ATGCAGCTGCACACCGGGAGGTTTCACAGGTTAAATCAAACGGCCCTCTCTCTGGGTGCATCGATTCAGGTGAGGAAGCAGCAGAGTGAGTCCAACATGAGGCCAAACATGACTGTCGTGGTCCTGCTAGCGGTGTGCTTCCTCGGTGTGTGTTCGCTCTCACATGTGGAGGAGATGAAGATCCAGGAGCGGCTCTTCCTCAGCTCTTTGGGGCTCTCTGGGCGGCCTCAGCCGGCGGGGAGCCACCAGTCCCGGCGCAATGTCCCCTCTGCGGTCTGGAGGATGTTCCGGAGGTCAGAGAACATGCAGGCCCGGGAGAGCGACCCCTGCACCGTGTCAGAGTACGGAGTCCGAGGCAACATCATCCGATACGTTCAGGACCAAG GCGGGCTGGTGTCTGGCTGGAGCAGCAGCTGTCAGGCCTGTCTGGAGAAGCAGCTTTACTTCAACATGTCCGTGCTGCAGCCTGTGGAGCTGCTGTCTCTGGCTCAGCTGGAAATCAAGTTCCACTGGAAGCCCTTTAGTTCATCGGAGATCCTGCAGGGGCCAAGGACCCTCAGTGTATCTCTGTATAAAGTGATTCGAGCCACGCTGAGGGGTGCCAATCCCCAGGCCAACCGCAAACTCCTGCTTTCCCAGTCAGTCCAGCTGCAGCCTGAGccctcctccatcaccttaGACCTCACCTCCCTGGCAGAAAGCTGGCGCAAACCGGGACGCAACTATGGTTTGGTTTTGGAGCTCCTGCCTCTCAGCGTAGATGCAAAAGAACTTCTTCCTTTTCACCCAGGGAACTCCCTTCCTCTGGAAACGGCCTCTGCCCTGCCGTCGATCCAGGCCTCGCTGGTGGCCGTGTCCCTCAACCCTCACCAGTGTCGCACCAGACAAAGAAGGAGCGCCATCCACCTCCCAGTGACACCCAGCAATGTGTGCAAGGCCCGCCGCCTCTACATAGACTTCAAGGACGTGGGCTGGCAGGACTGGATCATCGCTCCGCAGGGCTACATGGCCAACTACTGCCACGGGGAGTGCCCGTTCCCGCTCAGTGAGAGTCTGAACGGGACTAACCATGCCATCCTGCAGACCCTGGTGCACTCCCTGGACCCCAACGGCACCCCCCAGCCCTGCTGTGTCCCGATCCGCCTCGCCCCAATCTCCATGCTGTACTACGACAACAACGACAACGTGGTGCTTCGGCATTACCAGGACATGGTGGTGGATGAGTGTGGGTGTAGATGA